CAGCACCTGAATGggaaaatatacatataaaccCATCAAACTATaaccaaataaaataaacaatgcgAGACTTGTTGTGATGGTTATTTTGAATGATTGTTACCAAAGAGAAAAGGGAACAGACATTTGCTTTTAActggattacaaactctcaTTCTAAAAGGCTGTTTATCCCAAAATAGTCTGCAGCTACCAAAGACCAGACCATGTGACTTGATTACACACCACAGAAGTCATTTACAGCAGGCTTAATGAGCAAACACGATTTCTGTGGTGGATCATTATTTTCAGTAATACATTACACGACTAAAATGGATCGTGCTGAAGCTGTGTCGGGAGGAAAATGAAAGCGTTTGTGTGTATAAAGTACCTCTCCTCTCTTTGGATCAGTGATCCGGGTGTAGCGAAGATCACTACGTTGCCATTTGGGGTTCAGGCTGTTGCCTTGTAGCTGCCAGAGCTCAAAGGACGCGTGGAAGGCCTTAGCCTGGACCTTGATGGTAATTGAGTTGATCCTAACAGACATGCCCTCTACTACTTTTTCAGCAAAGCCATACTCGCTGTAAATACACACGACATGGGATGCAGTACAgtattacaaaacaaaaatgtttctttagCACAGAATTTGTGAAAGCTTACCTCTGGCCTGCTGTTATAGCTATGGGAGAAGGGCCATTGGGTGGTCGAGGTTCTTCACATGTCCTCATCTCTACCTCGACCTTGTCTAAGAACTAAACATAAGAGGAGACACAAACAGTCAGAATACAATTCAGCAAGCAAATTAGAGATGCAGCCAAAATTGagcatataaatataataatcttTATATGCTTATCAGTCAAATAAACAGTACAATAGCAAAACAGGATATTGCTAGTGTCTTCCTAGAGTAAGGTTATTTTGGATTAAAGATGAGAAGGAAGCTAAATGTTGCAGAAATGTGCATGAGCTCTGAATAAGGACCAAAATAACACAATTCTTACCAGGCAGATGGGGCTTGTTTTCAACTTTGTCCATTGTATCTGAAAAGACAGGACAGCAGGGTCAACAGTGTCAGTCACAAGCacttgctgcagcattctgtgtttttgtcattcGCAAGCACATAGTGAGAAGCAAGCTCACACATTATGACACAGCAGCTGTGACCAAAACTGACACGCTGTAATATTTCTGCACAACAAATTAACTGGGAAACAGTAGTACTAGAAATAGTTCTAAGCATCATCTCTGTCTAGCATGGTAACTGAAGTGCTACATGTCACAGGCAACAGATAGCAGACAAGCATATGGTGTGTTAGGCTGCTGCTGACATTTGGTAAGTAGCACTCAAAATAAAGAAGGCCAATATTTATAGGAATGTCAATAGATGTGGTCATATACTGACATACTGAACAAAGCAACATGCTGACCTGTTAGTGATCCTAACAGTGACCCTACAGAAGAACTGAGGAAATCACCACACGCAACAAGGTCCATCCTTTGGGGACCATGAATGTCTGTACAACAATTTATGGCATCTAACAAATGCAGTTAGTAACTAACAGAGGTGACTAACAGATCAATCATCCGTTATTCCAGAGAGTCATACCAAAAGCAAAGCTGATTAAAAACAGTAACCTGATAATAATTCTTTGCTCAATGGTGCAGACATTCttcatatttgtgtgggctgcaAGGTTGGGTCTGGTGCATTTTTGAAAACAGTAAGACAATTTGATAAAACTAAATAAGTAAATGTCAGCAAATAGCTGAGGAAAAGAGATGTTATCACCCAGAGTCAgctgggtgagctcattgtaaatatttatttgcaAAGGCATTCAAtaagtaattttttaaaatatgtgttaAGATATTTCAGATAAGATAAGATTTTTCAAGAGAAACTGCCATTCCACTTGAAGGTTGTTTGGATTTTTTGGAAATACAAATCCGACATCCTGAGAGCTAAATATACACTAGCTACTGTATCTCAGGATCACTCTAGCCTGCAGGCTTTGGTGTCCCTGTGAATCATGGCTTGCCTGTCTATTATCAACAAACAGTAATGGTTTGAAGGGTCACAACATTCACAGCAGTGCCTCTAGTAGTGCTCATCTTTGTGGTTCTGCCACTGCTCATTTCCTCTAAGATTCAGTGGACTATGAATGGTAAAATCTATTTCTGAGACACTAATAAACACCATATACTTttgttgaatttaaaaaaaaaaaagaactatgaGACAAACACATGATGTACGTATCCGATGTGTGACAGGTTTGTTCTTCTATAGTCTTCTTTGAAAAGCACATCAACTGTTAGACCATTTACAGGGATCAATATTAACATACCCTGATGGCAGCCTTGTTGCAGTAGACCCGGGTTACAGCCAGCCATGTAGGCAGGTCAAGCATGTTCTGCAGAACCTCTTCATCAAGCTCGAGGTTGGACAACTGCCCCTCCCCCTTTAGAGTACTCAGATTGATTTTGTCCGGGGACAGATTCTTCGTAAACCTAAACAAACCAGTTCAAATATAATGTTTCAGAGTGAATACATACAGaataaaactggaaaaagtTTAAATACGATACATCTAGGAAACACCAGCATATGCCACTGATGATCTGTGAGACAGAAATACCTCAAATTGAATAATGCAAATATGGAGGCAAGATGCTTTTGAAGTAGTGCAACTGGATGACTCATCCTGAGAGGCACCAGCATTCTTAATAAAGTCCTCCAGCTGCACTCCCATCTAGAGCACCCTCTTCAAAGGGTCTAAGGTAGCAAGCTCCAAAAGCCAGGAATAAAAATTCAACCAACTCAGGGTAAATGTAGCAGAAATAGCATAAAACTGGAatattgatttgtttttgggttttttccaCCTACATTACATGGCTGAAACACCACTCTGAAAAATGTGTGTGACGTTTCAATTATCAGCTGTGAGACATTGCTTAAAATGAGGATTAAGTGTCATTTGATTAGAGCTACAGATTGTAGCTCACAGTTCAGGATGTTCTTTAAACTATAAAACTTAGCATCATCTGATAACATGCTTTTCCTGATAAACGTGAGAAGCCAGTGAGCTCCAGCTTCTTTTTTATATGAAGCAACAAAATAATGGCTCATTATCTATTGCAGAAAAAACCCGCTCTGCTGCTTTTCACATTAACCCCAACAGACACCAGTGAGTCAAGCCTGGGGCGTACACCTACTTCATATGGCTGAAAATACAATACAACTTTGAAATGACAGTCCAAAGTTCTTCAGGGTTGTTCATACTTATCCAAAAGCCCAACTGCTTAGCTGTACAGTTACAGAATACTAAATTGGTTAAACAATAAACAATGTAGTTCACAGTTAACTAAATGGTTAACTTCAATCTGGCTGAGGAAGTCAAGTTTAATCAATTATATGCTTGTTATGCATGTTTAACTTCTTGTCATTACCTTGAATGCAAAGTAAGCAGAATATGATTTGACCATTTATGAAATGACCACGATGTTATAGGATAAGTGCTTTACTGAGTCAGATACTCACaaggaaaaattaaaaatcttagtgaactacagaaaaaaacattgaaaatgCTTTACAACATGGGTTTTCAAAGTGTTGACAACTGTTAGTTAAGAGATGCACAAAGCAAACACATTTAGCAAATAGTGGTTTGTGTTAGTAATTGCCTTTTCCCATTTATGGctttttaattattagttaaGTGGCTTTTACACTTCTTGACACCAGCTGTATTTGTTAATATTCAGATGGTTTAGTCTGCTTTCATGGCTACAACAAAATAGTCTGAAACTGATGACTATGGATGAAATGTACAGAAGTGCCTTATTTTCGTGATTGCAGGGAGCATATAACGTTCCCATGGGCCACCACTGTCCAGCAGACTGCACTTTGAGGTTTTAAGTGATTTATATCAACAGCAGGATGAAAAGATGAAATTGAAGAGATGATTGGATCATTTGCTATCATAGAACAAGCTATGGCAAGCTGAGAATGTGCTTGCATGTCAACCTTTGATGTCCACTCTTCTTTCTTCTGCAAATTTTGCTTTAATTGTTTAGTGACAGAGACAACAACAAGGAGAATAGCTGTTAGTCAAATGCAAAGCCTCTAACTGAGCAGACATCCACTGTCCAGGCTCATCAACTTTACTCTTTATCCCATTTAGCTTTTGAGACCTTTTATACACATTTCTTCATTGCTCTCCCACCCAAATTCATTTCTTAACAACTGTAAGCAGTTGTTAAGCAATAGCTGAGAACACATTCTCCAACACCACCACCTAAAAAAAGTTGACTGTGCATCACAAAATCGGAGGCTGTCTCCTGAGGAAGTATAATCAGGTCAGATGTAAAGAATACATTGTTATTAAGTCTGAAAATAAGGTGACGTCTGAGACAGGGATATTCCTGACAACTCTAATAGCAAACATGGACTGATAACAacaattcattcatttattacgGCTTAGGACAGACATGCTTTTTATCATCCTGATAAATATGTCTGCAGGACAAAGATAGATAAAATGACGTGTACTTCCACCATAACATTGCCGATTTAGAGCTTTGCTTTCCCTTTCCCATGCTTTTTATGCCGTGAAGATGAGATTTATTCATGCACTGACAATAAACCCATTCAAtatgaatttttttcttttaaataactgTCAAAACCTCATTCCTGACCCCTGTATGAATAAAATACAGACATTCATTAACTGTAGATCGAGTGAATTTTGTCAAATCTGTGTTACCATTATATTTTCACCCCAGTGAACGCTATAGCATGGACATAACCGTTTAAAAAGCAAGGCAGTATGTAGTCTATAACCCTGTAAATAACATACACATGATTGGGAAAGTAGATTGGCATCCTGTGTCGTTCACTGCCTCTTTACACTTTCTAACCGTTATTTGCAAGTCGCTGCTTCAATGTGGAGCACTAAACCAACGTGGACATGAAATTACTCTGACTACATGCAGATGATAAATCGCAGCCAACTAACCTTTGCTGTGGTTGTGAGCAGTAACGTTGCAACAATACAGCTGGGCTAACTGGCTAACACTAACCCGAACCTGACACTTACCTTGACAAATGTTTCAGGATTTGCTTTTTAATAATCCCAGCCATTTCTGCGAGCGTTAGTGTCGAAAGGTGTCGGCAGTTTTCCTACATATATAAACATATGTTAGCTCGCAGGCACCTCTATATTGTACACAGCACTAGCTGTGTGCATCTTCTTAGCCGCTGCTGGCACAGCACGGCACAGCACAGGCTAGCCGCTAAACACCGCACAGAAGCTAACCTCCTTTTCTCTCACACGCACGCGCACTAAAAACAACTTTAACGAGAAATCGCAACCTGCGCCAAAGACACaatgctgccctctgctggataTTCAAGGGAAGTGGGAAGACAAGTGGCTTTGAACTGAGGCTGAACGATCCCACAAAATATTGAATTAAACTAGAAATAAATATCACAGTGAGCGACTGGTATTGCTTTGACGTTATGTGTTACTTGTTAACACATAAGCttacattttatatgtattcatatatatttaaaacctttaaacacagattttgaagtttaaaaaaatcatttaaaaatatggCATTATAGTAACtgcatatatattttaaaacaaaacttcAACTAGGCAGAATGTTAATACTGAAGGATATGACCTCGTACAACTATTACAGTGGATATTGCTTTTTTATCTTGTACCTAAACAATGGCTCTCTTTCCTTTCAACAAGACCACTGTGATAACAGTGCTTTTCTACTGGGAAATGTCATAATGTTTTTCCTGACAGCTTACTGATATGCACAAATAAGGCAAAGTAATACAAGGCACATTGGGTGTTAGGTAATATGAGGACTGGTCCCCGACTTCCTCATTTCACTGTCAAATTTAATTTAGTCATTTCTTTGTCCTCTTGTCTTCTAAAACAGTTGTATGGCACCACCCACGGCACCATCAGATATGTATCCATCCCCTTGCGTTCAACAGTAGCCCCAGTGGAACTTTGGGAAACACTCATTTAAAATTGTGTTATATTTGTAAAAGACTATTTACATGGAAATTGGAGCTGGGTTATATTTCAATATTGACATTGTTCCTTTGTACAAAATACGATCTACAGTGTGCTGTTTGCTTGCGGGGCGGgggggtgttttggtttttttgtttttgtctacagGTGTTTATTTTACAGTCTAACTGCATAGTCCCACTGCTAGTACTTCAAGTATCACCAAGAATATCGTTTTGCTTAAAACTATGATCTTTTCTAGGATAAATAAACGATACATTGTTATATATACTTTAAGTGATATTCCTTGGgttgttcttttcttcttcttcttatcattattattagtgaataatttattatttatttgtgaattattattattattggtatCTTAATTAATCTGCCAGTTAATTACTGTTGTATACGCGTAGAAGATGTTTTAATTAGCGTCCACATTTTTCAGTCACGGAGGCTCAGGATGCAATCAGGTGACATGCGCACTCGACCCTGTTACCGAGTTTGTTATGATAAGTCGAGGCCTCGGACTAAATTAGGAGCCAACCCCCCGTGTTTATCCGGGCGAATCCCGTAATGgagggcatggacctggaccagGAGCTCATGCAGAAATTCAGCTGCATGGGTACAACAGACAAAGATATCCTCATATCAGAATTTCAGAGACTTCTTGGGTTTCAGCTAAACCCCGCAGGATGCGCCTTCTTTCTGGACATGACCAACTGGTGAGCTCGGGGACTCGTATGGCCTGCTGTTTGGTTAATGTTAGATAATATATAATGTGTACCAGCTAGCTTTCTGTGTAGCAGCATTTTTTGTACAAAGATAGTCtgcctgaaaaacaaacaaacagaaaatatctCTGAAAGTTTTGTCCTCGCAGAACAAAAGCGTTTACGTTGGCCATAGAAGCGTCGGCTCAGTGACGGCTAACGACGTTGAAGAAGCGTAACTAGCTGAGTCAGTGTGACTCCGACTTTTGATTGCCTGTAACAGACACAGTGAAGGGTCGCAAGATTTGCATACCGGTGGAAAATTCCGTTGAAACAAATACTTTTTCGTTTAGGCACAACATAGCACCGAAGCGGATGCTGTATTTGACAAAAAACATGTTCACGTGTGTTAGCCTGTTGTTAGTCAccacttttattctgaaaagcTAGGACGTACAGGATAGCTAGCTAACTTAAACTGAACTAAACGGATAGTTAGGATTTATTTCAGTCTTTTAACTTGTTATTCAGTGAGTTACATGAGTACCCTTTAAGATACCCGTTACCTTTATTGTCGATACAACTACAGTACATTGTGTCTATACTTTATTACGTAACCCATCTACATTGAAGTTGCAGAGACGGAGCTCAAAGATCACTGAAGCTCAGAGATCTGGTTGCGCAAACCAGATCAATCTTAGCCGGACAGAAtgtatttcagttttttcacGTACGGAGGGTACTTGATAAGTCTTGTGTTTTTTAGGAAAAATGTGACTTCCGGTGGCATGTTTTAACAGTGAAACAATTCGCGGTGCCATTGCAGTGTACGGAAGCGAAAATGAATGTGCTGCTGAGGGGAAAGGCCATTTTGAAGTCATCCCAAAAATAGATTTCTCTGCGCATATGCGGCGCTGAGCCAGCTAATGCGGGTCTGTGGAAGATCAACTGTTCCAGCAGTGCGTTCACTGGCAGTGGGGCTGTTGTAGTATCACGTGATCTCGCTGCTCTGCAACGGgggtttctaaaaataaaaactgctggTTTATGGATGACCTGGTGTCACGGGAAGAACCCATCCTCAATGTGTCATACAGAAGCGTGATCTGTCTCCTTGTGATGCCTGATGATGGGGATGATTTTTGTCAGTGTACAATTACTAACTTTAAATGAAGcatggaaaaaaaagcaaaaaaacaaacaaaccaaatggCTGAATTTAACCTTCACATGTGTGGAACGGCTATAGCCTGTAGAATCATTTATCAACCAGCTGTAAAAACTGAGGCGTTACTTCTGCAACTGTATTATAAGTGAATATTTAGATTTACTcaaatttctgttttttcattctTAGGAATTTACAGGCAGCCATTGGAGCCTATTATGACTTCGAAAGTCCCAACATCAGTGCACCCTGCATGTCCTTTGTAAAGGATGTGACGATTGGTGAGGGTGAATCTGTTCCACCTGACACACCTTTCACAAAGACCTGGAGGATACAGAACACCGGTAAGTCAGCTAGAATAAGAATATCACTTGTGTTGGAAAATAAAATAGTAACAGTATTTCCCAATGGTTGACTGCTTTGATGGGGTGGGTTGTCTGCAGTGGAGACTAATGTTGGTCTGTCCAGTTTTGGCTTTAGATGAGTAGCACTTGTTGGGAGCTATTATTTTACCTTTAGTTGGCTAGAGAGTTGTTGTCAAGTGGAGTATAACTGTGTTTTCATCAGCATCACTCAgacatgcacataaacacagtgacagCCATAGACTGAAGTCTGTTGACCGCAGATATACTAAAGTGTCATTATAAGTGACTGCAAAATGCATGCACCGCTGTGCTCTCAAACCCATTGATTTCATTGGCAAAACAATTTGTCACTGGACAAACCGCAGCACTCAACCTGGGAGTGCTTAAAGACACTGTGGTCATATTTTAACAGATATGAACTTGGGCTAAAACACTGTAATGACTGCCTGAAATTCTTTCTTCTTGTTGGCTGACCTGTGTGTAAGGCCAGTTTACATTTCTTATATCATCCTCCTAATAGCTTTACAGCTGTATTAAACCTGTGGAGGTACATAGGAAAAGACATGCAGATATTGCACAAGAAGTTTTGAAAAGTCCCTATTTTGCTCTGTCCTTCAGCGCTCCCAACAAACAGCATATTGAATCCAACTGCAAGCACCGTGCACATGGCATCCTGTGCAAAGGCCCTGTTGCATTTTCAACAAatctcattttatttaaaaaggtggCATTACGTGTTACATAACTGAACTGTGGCTCTTTTGATTCGCTTTTCTTGTGTCAAAAatgttaggaaaaaaaaacgtAACTTTTCAAGCAACAGCAAATCACTTgtttatatacagtggggcaaaaaagtatttagtcagccaccgattgtgcaagttcccccacctaaaatgatgacagaggtcagtaatttgcaccagaggtacacttcaactgtgagagacagaatgtgaaaaaaaaaaatccatgaatccacatggtaggatttgtaaagaatttattcgtaaatcagggtggaaaataagtatttggtcaataacaaaaatacaactcaatactttgtaacataacctttgttggcaataacagaggtcaaacgtttactataggtctttaccaggtttgcacacacagtagctggtattttggcccattcctccatgcagatcttctcgagagcagtgacgttttggggctgtcgccgagcaacacggactttcaactcccgccacagattttctatggggttgaggtctggagactggctaggccactccaggactttcaaatgcttcttacggagccactcctttgttgcccgggcggtgtgttttggatcattgtcatgttggaagacccagcctcgtttcatcttcaaagttctcactgatggaaggaggttttggctcaaaatctcacgatacatggccccattcattctgtccttaacacggatcagtcgtcctgtccccttggcagaaaaacagccccatagcatgatgtttccacccccatgcttcacagtaggtatggtgttcttgggatgcaactcagtattcttcttcctccaaacacgacgagttgagtttataccaaaaagttctactttggtttcatctgaccacatgacattctcccaatcctctgctgtatcatccatgtgctctctggcaaacttcagacgggcctggacatgcactggcttcagcagcggaacacgtctgggactgcgggatttgattccctgccgttgtagtgtgttactgatggtgacctttgttactttggtcccagctctctgcaggtcattcaccaggtccccccgtgtggttctgggatctttgctcaccgttctcatgatcattttgaccccacgggatgagatcttgcgtggagccccagatcgagggagattatcagtggtcttgtatgtcttccattttctgatgattgctcccacagttgatttttttcacaccaagctgcttgcctattgtagattcactcttcccagtctggtgcaggtctacaatacttttcctggtgtccttcgaaagctctttggtcttggccatggcggagtttggagtctgactgtttgaggctgtggacaggtgtcttttatacagacgatgagttcaaacaggtgccattcatacaggtaacgagtgggggacagaaaagcttcttacagaagacgttacaggtctgtgagagccagagattttccttgtttgaggtgaccaaatacttattttccaccctaatttacgaataaattctttacaaatcctaccatgtggattcatggattttttttttttcacattctgtctctcacagttgaagtgtacctctggtgcaaattactgacctctgtcatcattttaagtgggggaacttgcacaatcggtggctgactaaatacttttttgccccactgtaaatgctGCAGCTCTGCCTCTAGCCAACCAAGGCacattatataaaaatattccAAAAGAATGAGGTAGTTGGTTGAGCAGCCTGCCATTCAATACTGATCTAAAATAGAAGCTGATCATTGGTTAGTAATCACTATATCGTACATGAGTACAGTTCGTAACAAGAAAAATTGTCTGTTTGTCTTCCAGGTGCAGAGTCATGGCCTCCAGGAGTTTCTCTGAAGTATGTTGGAGGAGATCAGTTCGGCCACATAAACATGGTGATGGTGCGTTCTCTAGACCCGCAGGAAATGACTGATGTCAGTGTGCAGATGCATAGTCCTGTATCTCCGGGTATGTACCAGGGCCAGTGGAGAATGTGCACAGCTACCGGACTTTTCTATGGAGGTAAGAACTACaactttacttaaaaaaatgttaaatggagTTACTTATCGTGATGATAAGTAACTCAATTTTTATGATAAGTaactccatttatttatttatttattaacttcttttttgttttgtttttttaaatgtttttgctaTAAGACAGCCAAAATGTGTTTCCTGGTTGATTCTGATGGCATAGGATTAGGGGGATTTCCTTCAGAGCTAAACAAGGGGTTGGAGCCATAAGTAATATATCAGCtgctagggctgttcgatataatgatatatatcggatgacgatataaaaacatttatcgtttcattttacgctatcgtttgtttcgtggtgtcgcaaaataaactgtttacggcaatattttttcatcgttttgatcgtcactgtagtggctatattaatttcttaaagttctctctttctcataaccacactatggatggacaagcgcctgtttttatgcgttgtcattACCAAACAACgatggtaaaaccatcgcgtgtccgcttgtttattttccacataaacctttcacaataaagctcaagatcctgttgagacttttcaaaataaactgaatcacgtgaaagagtatgcagagtatttacggatgagaagcaaaaaagagccgtcaggtgctaaaaaataaaccttagactcaaacgttagaacaggcttttccctgcagcacgctgtgtaataaatactcacgaagaaaacggcggccgttacaacttatgtcaaaaaatgtatcgtttcatgcatcggttaaaacacttga
This region of Maylandia zebra isolate NMK-2024a linkage group LG20, Mzebra_GT3a, whole genome shotgun sequence genomic DNA includes:
- the LOC101467974 gene encoding protein ILRUN; the encoded protein is MEGMDLDQELMQKFSCMGTTDKDILISEFQRLLGFQLNPAGCAFFLDMTNWNLQAAIGAYYDFESPNISAPCMSFVKDVTIGEGESVPPDTPFTKTWRIQNTGAESWPPGVSLKYVGGDQFGHINMVMVRSLDPQEMTDVSVQMHSPVSPGMYQGQWRMCTATGLFYGDVIWVILSVEVGGLLGVTQQLSSFQAEFNTQPHRNLEGDYNPFASPEKNKCPNSNNNSLHDDSNHRVAEEHWEGSPNQLQQDQNGLSQNSVDILANSLQSNLSVVSCNQGIQEPYPFGHS